One Pseudomonas entomophila genomic window carries:
- a CDS encoding alpha/beta hydrolase: MLIRETPLFIDGPCGQLEALYLDVADARGAVLICHPNPVQGGTMLNKVVSTLQRTARDAGYVTLRFNYRGVGQSAGSHDMGAGEVADAEAVAAWLREKHPRLSLVLMGFSFGGFVATSLAGRLEAEGVALQHLFMIAPAVMRLTAQFPLPERTPLTIVQPDTDEVVDPQLVYDWSDALSRPHELLKVAECGHFFHGKLTDLKDLLLPRLSN, encoded by the coding sequence TTGCTTATCCGCGAAACACCTTTGTTCATCGATGGCCCGTGCGGCCAGCTGGAAGCCTTGTACCTGGACGTGGCCGATGCCCGTGGCGCGGTGCTGATCTGCCACCCCAACCCGGTCCAGGGCGGCACCATGCTCAACAAGGTGGTCTCGACCCTGCAACGTACCGCCCGCGACGCTGGCTACGTCACCCTGCGCTTCAATTACCGCGGCGTTGGCCAGAGCGCCGGCAGCCATGACATGGGGGCGGGCGAGGTGGCCGATGCCGAGGCTGTCGCGGCCTGGCTGCGTGAAAAACATCCCAGGTTGTCCCTGGTGCTGATGGGCTTCTCCTTCGGAGGCTTCGTCGCCACCAGTCTGGCCGGTCGCCTGGAGGCCGAGGGCGTTGCGCTGCAGCACCTGTTCATGATCGCCCCGGCGGTGATGCGCCTGACGGCGCAGTTCCCGCTGCCCGAGCGTACTCCCCTGACCATCGTGCAACCGGATACCGACGAAGTCGTCGACCCGCAGCTGGTATACGACTGGTCCGACGCCCTGTCGCGCCCCCATGAGCTGCTGAAAGTGGCAGAATGCGGACACTTCTTCCATGGCAAGCTGACCGATCTGAAGGATCTGCTGCTGCCGCGCCTTTCGAACTGA
- the mdeB gene encoding alpha-ketoglutarate dehydrogenase, giving the protein MMNPNEPLTAHDVNLDSDPVETAEWCQALESALAHCGPARARYLLQRLQAHALELGLEREAQAFSAYRNTLPVEQQGAYPGDLELDERITGILRWNALAMVVRANHAYGELGGHIASYASAAEIFEVGFQHFFRGESGGERRTGDLVFFQPHSAPGIYARAFLEGRLTEQQLANYRQEVAGNGLCSYPHPWLMPDFWQFPTGSMGIGPLNAIYQARFMRYLQHRGLLDTSGRHVWGVFGDGEMDEPESTAGLTLAAREGLDNLTFIVNCNLQRLDGPVRGNGQIIQELEALFSGAGWNVIKVLWGSEWDALFARDHEHALLRQLAATPDGQFQTLGAKDGSYNLEHFFNQDPALQRLVAHMNTEEINALKRGGHDFRKLHAAYAAAKACKGRPTVILAKTKKGYGMSSAGESRMTAHQAKKLDVQALRAFRDRFHLPLSDQAVEQLQFYRPAEDSAEMVYLRQRRAALGGPLPVRHSDCASLPVPDLETFAGFALHADGKEMSTTMAAVRLLGHWLKAPGLGPRVVPIVADEARTFGMASLFRQIGIYSPAGQCYEPEDAGSLLAYKEARDGQLLEEGITEAGAISSWVAAATSYAVHGEPMLPVYIYYSMFGFQRVGDLIWAAADQRARGLLLGATAGRTTLGGEGLQHQDGSSLVMAALVPNCRAWDPCFAGELAVILDHAARRMLVEQRDEFHYVAVMNENYPQPSLPEAMHGDVLLGMYRYVVQQALKPRGQIRLLGSGAILREVIAASELLATEWQVDSEVFSVTSFSELAREARDARRHAMSGGEEDSHLRRCLAGDAPVIAASDYVRAWPQLIAEYVEAPYITLGTDGFGRSDTRQQLRRFFEVDRHAVVMAALYSLVRQGVLSAEVLAQARVRYSIRDDEAPWNR; this is encoded by the coding sequence ATGATGAACCCGAACGAGCCGTTGACCGCTCATGATGTGAACCTGGACAGCGACCCGGTGGAAACTGCCGAGTGGTGCCAGGCCCTGGAGTCCGCCCTGGCCCATTGCGGCCCGGCGCGGGCGCGTTACTTGTTGCAGCGCCTTCAGGCTCATGCCCTGGAGCTGGGCCTGGAACGCGAGGCCCAGGCATTTTCCGCCTACCGCAACACCTTGCCGGTGGAGCAGCAGGGTGCCTACCCCGGTGATCTTGAACTGGACGAGCGCATCACCGGCATCCTGCGCTGGAATGCCCTGGCCATGGTGGTTCGCGCCAACCATGCCTATGGCGAACTGGGCGGGCATATCGCCAGCTACGCCTCGGCAGCAGAAATCTTCGAGGTGGGCTTCCAGCACTTCTTTCGCGGTGAAAGCGGCGGCGAGCGGCGCACGGGCGACCTGGTGTTCTTCCAGCCGCATTCGGCGCCGGGCATTTACGCCCGCGCTTTCCTCGAAGGGCGGCTCACTGAACAGCAACTGGCCAACTACCGCCAGGAAGTCGCAGGCAATGGCCTGTGCTCTTACCCGCACCCTTGGTTGATGCCCGACTTCTGGCAGTTCCCAACCGGTTCCATGGGGATCGGCCCGCTGAATGCGATCTACCAGGCACGTTTCATGCGCTACCTGCAGCATCGAGGTCTGCTCGACACGTCGGGTCGACATGTGTGGGGCGTGTTCGGCGATGGCGAGATGGATGAGCCGGAGTCGACCGCAGGGCTCACCCTGGCGGCTCGCGAAGGCCTGGACAACCTCACCTTCATCGTCAACTGCAACCTGCAACGCCTGGATGGCCCGGTACGCGGCAACGGCCAGATCATCCAGGAGCTCGAAGCGCTGTTCAGCGGCGCCGGTTGGAACGTGATCAAGGTGCTATGGGGCTCGGAGTGGGATGCGCTGTTCGCCCGCGACCACGAACACGCGCTGTTGCGCCAACTGGCGGCGACACCCGACGGGCAGTTCCAGACCCTCGGCGCCAAGGATGGCAGCTACAACCTGGAACACTTCTTCAATCAGGACCCTGCGCTACAGCGGCTGGTCGCGCACATGAACACCGAGGAGATCAATGCCCTCAAGCGCGGCGGCCACGATTTTCGCAAGCTGCATGCGGCCTATGCCGCGGCCAAGGCTTGCAAGGGCCGCCCGACGGTGATCCTGGCCAAGACCAAGAAAGGCTATGGCATGAGCAGCGCGGGCGAGTCGCGGATGACCGCGCACCAGGCCAAGAAGCTGGATGTGCAGGCGCTGCGGGCATTCCGTGATCGTTTCCACCTGCCTTTGTCCGACCAGGCGGTCGAACAGTTGCAGTTCTATCGTCCTGCCGAGGACAGCGCGGAAATGGTCTATCTGCGCCAGCGCCGCGCCGCGCTGGGCGGACCGCTACCGGTCAGGCACAGCGATTGCGCCAGCTTGCCGGTGCCGGACCTCGAGACGTTCGCCGGCTTTGCCCTGCATGCAGATGGTAAGGAAATGTCCACGACCATGGCCGCCGTGCGCTTGCTGGGCCACTGGTTGAAGGCGCCGGGGCTGGGGCCGCGAGTGGTGCCGATCGTCGCTGACGAGGCGCGCACCTTCGGCATGGCCAGCCTGTTCCGCCAGATCGGTATCTACTCGCCGGCAGGCCAATGTTACGAGCCCGAGGATGCCGGCTCGTTGCTGGCCTACAAGGAGGCACGTGACGGCCAGTTGCTGGAGGAGGGCATCACCGAGGCGGGGGCGATCTCGTCCTGGGTCGCGGCGGCGACGTCCTACGCAGTGCACGGCGAGCCGATGCTGCCGGTGTACATCTATTACTCGATGTTCGGTTTCCAGCGGGTCGGCGACCTGATCTGGGCCGCCGCCGACCAGCGCGCCCGCGGCCTGTTGCTGGGCGCCACTGCCGGGCGTACCACGCTCGGCGGGGAAGGGTTGCAGCACCAGGACGGCTCCAGCCTGGTCATGGCCGCCTTGGTGCCCAATTGCCGGGCCTGGGATCCGTGTTTCGCCGGTGAACTGGCGGTGATCCTCGACCATGCGGCGCGGCGGATGCTGGTGGAGCAACGTGACGAGTTCCACTACGTGGCGGTGATGAATGAAAACTATCCACAACCCTCGCTGCCGGAGGCGATGCATGGCGATGTGCTGCTAGGTATGTACCGTTATGTCGTACAGCAGGCCCTCAAACCCCGTGGGCAGATTCGCTTGCTGGGTTCGGGCGCGATCCTGCGTGAAGTGATCGCTGCCAGCGAGTTGCTGGCGACCGAATGGCAGGTCGACAGTGAAGTGTTCAGTGTCACCAGCTTCAGCGAACTGGCCCGTGAGGCGCGGGATGCGCGCAGGCATGCGATGTCGGGTGGAGAAGAGGACAGTCATCTGCGGCGCTGCCTGGCAGGGGATGCCCCGGTAATCGCCGCCAGTGACTATGTGCGTGCCTGGCCGCAACTGATTGCCGAGTATGTCGAGGCCCCTTATATCACCCTGGGCACCGATGGCTTTGGGCGCAGCGATACGCGCCAGCAGCTGCGGCGCTTCTTCGAGGTGGATCGGCATGCGGTGGTGATGGCGGCCTTGTACAGTCTGGTGCGGCAAGGCGTGTTGTCGGCAGAGGTGTTGGCACAGGCCAGGGTGCGCTATTCGATCAGGGATGATGAGGCGCCCTGGAATCGATGA
- a CDS encoding YhcB family protein, whose product MEHSLLVWLLPTLALAVGVVVGFALARLLPNAAPSNTQRQLDDIQQRFDNYQNEVVTHFNSTASLVQRLTQSYQDVQDHLADGANRLALDELTRQRLLAALHSEAAQAPRDRLTPPKDTAEVPRDYAPKAPNSPGMLDESYGLKR is encoded by the coding sequence GTGGAACACTCGCTCCTTGTTTGGTTGCTGCCGACCCTGGCCCTGGCTGTCGGCGTCGTCGTCGGTTTCGCGTTGGCCCGCCTGCTGCCCAATGCGGCACCGAGCAACACCCAACGCCAGCTGGATGATATCCAGCAGCGCTTCGACAATTACCAGAACGAAGTGGTCACCCACTTCAACAGCACCGCGTCGCTGGTACAGCGACTCACGCAGAGCTACCAGGACGTGCAGGATCACCTGGCCGACGGTGCCAACCGCCTGGCGCTCGACGAACTGACTCGCCAGCGCCTGCTGGCCGCGCTGCATTCGGAAGCGGCGCAAGCGCCGCGTGATCGCCTGACCCCACCTAAGGATACCGCCGAAGTGCCGCGTGACTACGCACCGAAGGCACCGAACTCGCCGGGCATGCTCGATGAGAGCTACGGCCTCAAGCGCTGA